One Tachysurus fulvidraco isolate hzauxx_2018 chromosome 2, HZAU_PFXX_2.0, whole genome shotgun sequence DNA segment encodes these proteins:
- the sult5a1 gene encoding sulfotransferase family 5A, member 1, producing the protein MARLDVTETFQGIAFPGHLHTQETLHYATEFKFQDTDILIVTYPKSGTTWMQEIVTLVSCKGDPTKSQTQPNWARAPWIEQYYCPDVLKASQGPRVLTTHLPYKLLSPALQGSKAKVIYVARNPKDVIVSYYYFHKMANFLKDPGPFSEFMSDFLEGTVYYGSWFDHVKGWTVNSRNIENFLYITYEEMWEDLRGSLEKVSLFLEYHLLENELNSALKSCSFSTMRENCMVNYTLIPQEIMDHKKGKFMRKGQIGDWVNTFSKEQSHNFDVVYASKMADSALTFVWDTKKSHVDTEILPL; encoded by the exons atggctcgGCTGGATGTTACAGAAACTTTTCAGGGCATCGCTTTTCCTGGACACTTGCATACTCAAGAAACCTTACACTATGCTACTGAATTCAAATTTCAGGATACAGACATTTTGATTGTCACCTATCCCAAATCAG GGACGACATGGATGCAGGAAATTGTCACGCTGGTATCATGCAAAGGAGATCCAACAAAATCTCAAACCCAGCCGAACTGGGCACGAGCCCCGTGGATCGAGCAGTACTACTGCCCTGATGTCCTGAAAGCTTCACAAGGACCTCGGGTCCTAACCACTCATCTTCCATACAAACTACTTTCTCCTGCACTACAAGGCTCTAAGGCAAAG GTCATATATGTGGCAAGAAACCCTAAAGATGTCATAGTATCTTATTACTACTTCCACAAAATGGCCAATTTCCTAAAAGACCCAGGCCCGTTCTCAGAGTTTATGAGCGATTTTCTGGAAGGAACAG TGTATTATGGGTCTTGGTTTGATCATGTGAAAGGTTGGACCGTCAATTCAAGGAACATCGAAAACTTTCTGTACATCACATATGAAGAAATGTGGGAG GACCTGCGTGGTTCTCTGGAGAAAGTGAGCTTGTTCTTAGAGTACCACCTACTGGAGAACGAATTGAACAGCGCCCTGAAGAGCTGCAGCTTCTCCACCATGAGAGAGAATTGCATGGTGAACTACACGCTGATTCCTCAGGAAATCATGGATCACAAAAAGGGGAAGTTCATGAGGAAAG gtCAAATCGGAGACTGGGTCAACACTTTCTCCAAGGAGCAAAGTCACAACTTTGATGTAGTGTATGCTTCCAAGATGGCAGACTCTGCGCTGACATTTGTGTGGGACACAAAAAAATCCCATGTAGACACAGAGATCTTACCACTCTGA
- the LOC113646669 gene encoding haptoglobin translates to MNWFSGAVFLFGLMICLATGHEVDRIVEHITGRSRRMVGGLLTPGHVPWQALVYLSDSKLDGGIGGGALIAPQWILTAGRNLFVRKTQKNTRGKEPLIPKVYLGIIQRSKADAATEVAVEKVFLHPAFQNASDVDNDLALIKLKEPVSFSDTLFPIPLPEKNDSLEESEGQRGIIAGWGWGPLLTFSESLKFLALPILNSNHNKIWTTRTEFQENVCYGDAGGALALLNPDTKKVYAAGILSYDEPCTIHTEAIFMKVSAYLPWIHSVMRGDSDRFLSLRASIMNNLLSK, encoded by the exons ATGAATTG GTTCTCTGGAGCTGTTTTCCTCTTCGGGTTAATGATCTGTCTAGCGACGGGACATGAGGTGGACAGGATAGTAGAACACATTACAG GACGGAGCAGGCGTATGGTGGGAGGTCTCCTCACCCCTGGCCATGTTCCCTGGCAGGCTTTGGTGTACCTCAGTGACAGTAAACTGGACGGAGGTATTGGTGGAGGAGCTCTGATTGCCCCACAGTGGATTCTGACCGCTGGCAGGAATCTATTTGTGAGgaagacacaaaaaaatactAGAGGAAAAGAGCCCTTGATTCCAAAAGTCTATCTGGGTATCATCCAGCGTTCCAAAGCTGATGCCGCTACTGAGGTGGCAGTGGAGAAG GTGTTTTTACATCCAGCTTTCCAGAATGCCTCAGATGTAGATAACGACCTGGCGCTGATCAAGCTGAAAGAGCCAGTGAGCTTCAGCGATACACTTTTCCCCATCCCTCTACCTGAGAAAAACGACAGTCTGGAAGAgagtgagggacagagaggcATCATTGCTGGATGGGGTTGGGGACCGCTTTTAACGTTCTCTGAAAGCCTCAAGTTCCTCGCCCTTCCAATTCTCAATAGTAACCACAATAAGATTTGGACGACCCGCACTGAATTCCAGGAGAACGTTTGTTATGGAGACGCAGGTGGAGCTCTGGCACTCCTTAACCCTGATACCAAAAAAGTATATGCTGCAGGAATCCTTTCCTACGATGAGCCGTGTACTATACACACGGAAGCTATCTTTATGAAGGTCTCAGCGTATCTGCCATGGATCCACAGTGTGATGAGGGGtgactcggacaggttcttatCTCTCCGTGCTTCCATCATGAATAATCTGCTTTCAAAGTAA